The Pseudoalteromonas rubra region TCGTCCGTAAATTCACTTAGCGGGCTTTGCTCGTCATTGCCGAGCAAAATCGCCACTTTCTGTTCTGCCTGTTGCAGCTTTTGCGAGGAAGCGTTGGCCAGCTTTATCCCGCGTTCAAATTGTTTGAGCGACTGTTCCAGGGTGAGTTCGCCCCGTTCCATGCCCTGTACAATGCTT contains the following coding sequences:
- the xseB gene encoding exodeoxyribonuclease VII small subunit, whose translation is MATKKPENMSFEEAVDELESIVQGMERGELTLEQSLKQFERGIKLANASSQKLQQAEQKVAILLGNDEQSPLSEFTDELE